A window of the Agrococcus jejuensis genome harbors these coding sequences:
- a CDS encoding carbohydrate ABC transporter permease: MIETRGFKIARAITLTLLSIFVLVPLWVIVTTAFKPLSDVSGTFVWFPTTWTIQPFIDMWSTVPLARYFTNSLVVTVVATAFSVIVSILASYALARLSFRAKRPFSLVILSTQMFPGILFLLPLFLIFTQIQRTIGLQLTGSLLGMIVTYMTFTLPFSIWMLTGYMRAIPQALEEAAMIDGTGRLGALFRVILPVARPGIVAVAVYSFITAWGEVLFAAVLSSNATRTLPIGLQAYSSESDVLWNQLMAASIVVSIPILVGFLLVQRHLVAGLSAGAVK; encoded by the coding sequence ATGATTGAGACTCGCGGATTCAAGATCGCGCGGGCGATCACGCTCACGCTGCTGTCGATCTTCGTGCTCGTGCCGCTGTGGGTCATCGTGACGACGGCGTTCAAGCCGCTCTCCGACGTCTCGGGCACGTTCGTGTGGTTCCCGACGACGTGGACGATCCAGCCGTTCATCGACATGTGGTCGACCGTGCCTCTCGCGCGCTACTTCACGAACTCGCTCGTCGTCACCGTCGTCGCCACGGCGTTCTCGGTGATCGTGTCGATCCTCGCGTCGTACGCCCTCGCGAGGCTGTCCTTCCGCGCCAAGCGGCCCTTCAGCCTCGTGATCCTGTCGACGCAGATGTTCCCCGGCATCCTGTTCCTGCTGCCGCTGTTCCTGATCTTCACGCAGATCCAGCGCACGATCGGGCTGCAGCTCACCGGCAGCCTGCTCGGCATGATCGTCACCTACATGACGTTCACGCTGCCGTTCTCGATCTGGATGCTCACGGGCTACATGCGGGCGATCCCGCAGGCGCTCGAGGAGGCGGCGATGATCGACGGCACCGGCAGGCTCGGCGCCCTGTTCCGCGTCATCCTGCCCGTCGCACGGCCCGGCATCGTCGCGGTCGCGGTGTACTCGTTCATCACGGCGTGGGGCGAGGTGCTGTTCGCCGCGGTGCTCTCGAGCAACGCGACCCGCACCCTGCCCATCGGCCTCCAGGCGTACTCGTCGGAGTCCGACGTGCTCTGGAACCAGCTCATGGCGGCGTCGATCGTCGTCTCGATCCCCATCCTCGTCGGCTTCCTGCTCGTCCAGCGGCACCTCGTCGCCGGACTCTCGGCAGGAGCCGTCAAGTGA
- the ilvC gene encoding ketol-acid reductoisomerase, with protein sequence MTEVIYDDKADLGLIQGKKVAVIGYGSQGHAHAQNLRDSGVDVRIGLKEDSKSRPKATEAGFTVGTNREVAEWADVIVILAPDQHQRGIYADDIAPVLTEGKTLLFSHGFNIRFDYIQAPEGVDVVLVAPKGPGHTVRREYEAGRGVPVIVAVEVDATGTAWDLAWSYAKAIGGLRAGGIKTTFTEETETDLFGEQAVLCGGTSQLVQYGFETLIEAGYQPEIAYFEVLHELKLIVDLMWEGGIAKQRWSISDTAEYGDYVSGPRVISPDVKTNMQAVLADIQSGAFAKRFIDDQDAGAPEFNALREKQAGHPIEATGKQLRSLFAWEQPDADYTDGSAAR encoded by the coding sequence ATGACCGAGGTCATCTACGACGACAAGGCCGACCTGGGCCTCATCCAGGGCAAGAAGGTCGCCGTCATCGGCTACGGCTCGCAGGGCCACGCCCACGCGCAGAACCTGCGCGACTCGGGCGTCGACGTGCGCATCGGCCTCAAGGAGGACTCGAAGTCGCGTCCCAAGGCGACCGAGGCCGGCTTCACCGTCGGCACGAACCGCGAGGTCGCCGAGTGGGCCGACGTCATCGTCATCCTCGCGCCCGACCAGCACCAGCGCGGCATCTACGCCGACGACATCGCCCCCGTGCTGACCGAGGGCAAGACGCTGCTCTTCAGCCACGGCTTCAACATCCGCTTCGACTACATCCAGGCGCCCGAGGGCGTCGACGTCGTGCTCGTCGCCCCCAAGGGTCCGGGTCACACCGTGCGTCGCGAGTACGAGGCCGGCCGTGGCGTGCCCGTGATCGTGGCCGTCGAGGTCGACGCGACCGGCACCGCGTGGGACCTCGCATGGTCGTACGCCAAGGCGATCGGCGGCCTGCGCGCCGGCGGCATCAAGACGACGTTCACCGAGGAGACCGAGACCGACCTGTTCGGCGAGCAGGCCGTGCTCTGCGGTGGCACCTCGCAGCTCGTGCAGTACGGCTTCGAGACGCTCATCGAGGCCGGCTACCAGCCCGAGATCGCCTACTTCGAGGTGCTCCACGAGCTGAAGCTCATCGTCGACCTCATGTGGGAGGGCGGCATCGCCAAGCAGCGCTGGTCGATCTCCGACACGGCCGAGTACGGCGACTACGTCTCGGGCCCCCGCGTCATCAGCCCCGACGTGAAGACGAACATGCAGGCCGTGCTCGCCGACATCCAGTCGGGCGCGTTCGCGAAGCGCTTCATCGACGACCAGGACGCCGGTGCTCCCGAGTTCAACGCGCTGCGCGAGAAGCAGGCCGGCCACCCCATCGAGGCGACCGGCAAGCAGCTGCGCTCGCTCTTCGCGTGGGAGCAGCCGGACGCCGACTACACCGACGGCTCGGCGGCTCGCTGA
- a CDS encoding carbohydrate ABC transporter permease — MTTTATRPDTAAPSPAPAKSQLPRRGTQQRKDRRLAYLLILPAVLLELLIHIIPMVLGVWIAFIELDQRSLRNWLQAPFIGLDNFIRGLDPTSAIGSEFLGSVGRTAFYVVLTLGVSWVLAMAAAVFLTSSFKGRGLLRTLFLVPYAIPTYVGTLAWGFMLNQQDGVVNQVIVDVLGLTNDRPYWLIGDNSFISLVVVSIWSMWPFAFLMLLAALQNVPTEVYEAASLDGASNWKQFWTITLPMIRHANAALVLILGLWLFNQFNIPYVLFGPQSPGQALLISPLIYQNSFLLWDFGAGGAMSFLLLLALLVVSVFYIRLVLPKGGELDD; from the coding sequence ATGACCACCACCGCCACCCGCCCCGACACCGCGGCGCCCTCCCCGGCACCCGCGAAGTCGCAGCTGCCGCGCCGCGGCACCCAGCAGCGCAAGGACCGCAGGCTCGCGTACCTGCTGATCCTCCCCGCCGTGCTGCTCGAGCTGCTCATCCACATCATCCCGATGGTCCTGGGCGTGTGGATCGCCTTCATCGAGCTCGACCAGCGCTCCCTGCGCAACTGGCTGCAGGCGCCGTTCATCGGCCTCGACAACTTCATCCGCGGCCTCGACCCCACGAGCGCCATCGGCTCCGAGTTCCTCGGCTCCGTCGGCCGCACCGCGTTCTACGTCGTGCTGACGCTCGGCGTCTCGTGGGTGCTCGCCATGGCCGCCGCCGTGTTCCTCACGTCGAGCTTCAAGGGCCGCGGCCTGCTGCGCACGCTCTTCCTCGTGCCCTACGCCATCCCCACGTACGTCGGCACCCTCGCCTGGGGCTTCATGCTCAACCAGCAGGACGGCGTCGTGAACCAGGTGATCGTCGACGTGCTCGGCCTCACGAACGACCGGCCGTACTGGCTCATCGGCGACAACTCGTTCATCTCGCTCGTCGTCGTCTCGATCTGGTCGATGTGGCCGTTCGCGTTCCTCATGCTGCTCGCGGCGCTGCAGAACGTGCCGACCGAGGTCTACGAGGCCGCGTCGCTCGACGGCGCCTCGAACTGGAAGCAGTTCTGGACGATCACGCTGCCGATGATCCGCCACGCCAACGCAGCCCTCGTGCTCATCCTCGGCCTGTGGCTCTTCAACCAGTTCAACATCCCGTACGTGCTGTTCGGGCCGCAGTCGCCCGGCCAGGCCCTGCTCATCTCGCCGCTGATCTACCAGAACTCGTTCCTGCTGTGGGACTTCGGCGCCGGCGGTGCCATGAGCTTCCTGCTGCTGCTCGCGCTGCTCGTCGTGTCGGTGTTCTACATCCGACTCGTGCTGCCGAAGGGAGGCGAGCTCGATGATTGA
- a CDS encoding sugar phosphate isomerase/epimerase family protein codes for MSDIALQLYSIRERIESDGLAPSLAHAASAGFDRIELYNLMGWAEELRTELPANGLTATTAHARLLGEDQSAIFATAASLGVETIIDPYTDPALWTTRDDVLRIADHLNSSAAGAREHGLALGYHNHAWEAAALGDTTALEVLADALDPEVVLEVDAYWAAVGGADVPALLTALGSRVVALHLKDAPLVDGALSQDRHDQLPVGEGAIEWTSILDAAPTARLLVVEFDEFRGDIYDGAATSLAGIRTLTTAR; via the coding sequence ATGAGCGACATCGCACTGCAGCTGTACTCGATCCGCGAGCGCATCGAGAGCGACGGGCTCGCCCCGTCGCTCGCGCACGCCGCATCCGCGGGCTTCGACCGCATCGAGCTCTACAACCTCATGGGGTGGGCCGAGGAGCTGCGCACCGAGCTGCCCGCCAACGGCCTCACGGCGACCACGGCCCACGCCCGCCTGCTGGGCGAGGACCAGTCGGCGATCTTCGCCACGGCGGCTTCGCTCGGCGTCGAGACGATCATCGACCCGTACACCGACCCCGCGCTCTGGACGACGCGCGACGACGTGCTGCGCATCGCCGACCACCTCAACTCGTCGGCAGCCGGCGCGCGCGAGCACGGCCTCGCCCTCGGCTACCACAACCACGCGTGGGAGGCCGCGGCCCTCGGTGACACGACGGCCCTCGAGGTGCTCGCCGACGCGCTCGACCCCGAGGTCGTGCTCGAGGTCGACGCGTACTGGGCCGCCGTCGGCGGCGCCGACGTGCCCGCCCTGCTCACGGCCCTCGGCAGCCGCGTCGTCGCGCTGCACCTCAAGGACGCGCCGCTCGTCGACGGCGCCCTCTCGCAGGACCGCCACGACCAGCTGCCCGTGGGCGAGGGCGCCATCGAGTGGACGTCGATCCTCGACGCAGCCCCCACGGCACGCCTCCTCGTCGTCGAGTTCGACGAGTTCCGCGGCGACATCTACGACGGCGCAGCCACCAGCCTCGCCGGCATCCGCACGCTCACCACCGCGCGCTGA
- a CDS encoding Gfo/Idh/MocA family protein — protein sequence MSSAPRVGILGGGFMARVHAHAARSARAELVAIASSSAARAADAAAALGVAQALPDAASLVAADVDVVHVCTPNTTHASYAAQAIAAGRHVVCEKPLATSVDEAQALVDALDEAGLVGAVPFVYRYHPMVREARARLAASGEALLSVDAAYLQDWMLLPDDENWRAGAELGGPSRAFADIGSHLLDLVEFVAGQRIVSLSATTRTVFDQRGDASVANEDIAAVLFRLSGGAVGTALVTQMAPGRKNALTIEWHAADASYRFEQERPDELWIGERAGSRLLQRDPESLSPDAARLSRVPGGHPMGYQDAFDAFVADAYAAIAGAAPDGLPTFHDGVRAAVLTDAVLRSAASGEWIDTTARARRSVAA from the coding sequence GTGAGCAGCGCGCCGAGAGTCGGCATCCTCGGCGGCGGGTTCATGGCGCGCGTGCACGCGCACGCCGCCCGCTCGGCCCGCGCGGAGCTCGTCGCGATCGCGTCGTCGTCGGCGGCTCGTGCCGCCGACGCGGCCGCCGCGCTGGGCGTCGCGCAGGCGCTGCCGGATGCCGCATCCCTCGTGGCCGCCGACGTCGACGTCGTGCACGTGTGCACGCCGAACACGACGCACGCGTCGTACGCGGCGCAGGCCATCGCGGCCGGCCGCCACGTCGTGTGCGAGAAGCCGCTCGCGACGTCGGTCGACGAGGCGCAGGCGCTCGTGGACGCGCTCGACGAGGCCGGCCTCGTGGGCGCCGTGCCGTTCGTGTACCGCTACCACCCGATGGTGCGCGAGGCGCGAGCGCGCCTCGCGGCCTCGGGCGAGGCGCTGCTGTCGGTCGACGCCGCCTACCTGCAGGACTGGATGCTGCTGCCCGACGACGAGAACTGGCGCGCGGGCGCCGAGCTCGGCGGCCCGTCGCGGGCGTTCGCCGACATCGGCTCGCACCTGCTCGACCTCGTCGAGTTCGTCGCGGGTCAGCGCATCGTGTCGCTCTCGGCGACGACGCGCACGGTCTTCGACCAGCGCGGCGACGCGTCGGTCGCGAACGAGGACATCGCGGCCGTGCTCTTCCGCCTCTCGGGCGGCGCCGTGGGCACCGCGCTCGTGACGCAGATGGCGCCCGGACGCAAGAACGCCCTCACGATCGAGTGGCACGCGGCCGACGCGAGCTACCGCTTCGAGCAGGAGCGGCCCGACGAGCTGTGGATCGGCGAGCGGGCAGGGTCGCGGCTGCTGCAGCGCGATCCCGAGTCGCTCTCGCCCGACGCCGCGCGCCTGTCGCGCGTGCCCGGCGGCCACCCCATGGGCTACCAGGATGCGTTCGACGCGTTCGTCGCCGACGCGTACGCTGCCATCGCAGGCGCGGCGCCCGACGGGCTCCCCACCTTCCACGACGGCGTCCGCGCCGCCGTGCTCACGGACGCGGTGCTGCGGTCGGCGGCCTCCGGCGAGTGGATCGACACGACCGCACGAGCGCGACGGAGCGTGGCCGCATGA
- a CDS encoding sugar phosphate isomerase/epimerase family protein: MTDGSFQARHPVTLFTGQWADLPFEEVARLAAEWGYDGLEIAASGDHLDLARADEDDAYVQSRLDILDRHGLQVFAISNHLAGQAVCDDPIDFRHQAILRDYVWGDGDAEGVRQRAAEDMQRSARVARKLGVDTVVGFTGSSIWQYVAMFPPVPADRIDAGYEDFAKRWNPILDVFDGEGVRFAHEVHPSEIAYDYWTSVRTLEAIDRRKAFGFNWDPSHMLWQGVDPVAFIWDFQDRIFHVDCKDTRLRPANGRAGILGSHLPWGDPRRGWDFVSTGHGDMHWEDAFRALSAIGYDGPISIEWEDAGMDRLHGAAEAVTRIRELLWKLPTASFDAAFSNQ, encoded by the coding sequence ATGACCGACGGATCCTTCCAGGCACGACACCCCGTGACCCTGTTCACGGGGCAGTGGGCCGACCTGCCGTTCGAGGAGGTCGCTCGCCTCGCCGCCGAGTGGGGCTACGACGGGCTCGAGATCGCCGCATCCGGCGACCACCTCGACCTCGCGCGCGCCGACGAGGACGACGCGTACGTGCAGTCGCGCCTCGACATCCTCGACCGGCACGGCCTGCAGGTCTTCGCGATCTCGAACCACCTCGCGGGCCAGGCGGTGTGCGACGACCCGATCGACTTCCGTCACCAGGCGATCCTGCGCGACTACGTCTGGGGCGACGGGGATGCGGAGGGCGTGCGCCAGCGCGCCGCGGAGGACATGCAGCGCTCGGCGCGCGTCGCGCGCAAGCTGGGCGTCGACACCGTCGTGGGCTTCACCGGCTCGTCGATCTGGCAGTACGTCGCGATGTTCCCGCCCGTGCCCGCCGACCGCATCGACGCCGGCTACGAGGACTTCGCGAAGCGCTGGAACCCCATCCTCGACGTGTTCGACGGCGAGGGCGTGCGGTTCGCGCACGAGGTGCACCCGAGCGAGATCGCGTACGACTACTGGACGAGCGTGCGCACGCTCGAGGCCATCGACCGCAGGAAGGCGTTCGGGTTCAACTGGGATCCGTCGCACATGCTGTGGCAGGGCGTCGACCCGGTCGCGTTCATCTGGGACTTCCAGGACCGCATCTTCCACGTCGACTGCAAGGACACGCGCCTGCGCCCCGCCAACGGCCGCGCGGGCATCCTCGGCTCGCACCTGCCGTGGGGCGACCCGCGCCGCGGCTGGGACTTCGTGTCGACGGGCCACGGCGACATGCACTGGGAGGACGCCTTCCGCGCCCTCTCGGCGATCGGCTACGACGGCCCCATCTCGATCGAGTGGGAGGACGCCGGCATGGACCGCCTGCACGGCGCGGCGGAGGCCGTGACGCGCATCCGCGAGCTGCTCTGGAAGCTGCCCACGGCATCCTTCGACGCGGCGTTCTCGAACCAGTAG
- a CDS encoding extracellular solute-binding protein — protein MTRMKTIAGAAAAAAVVLAASGCSAGGDAGAEGGSITWWATQQTATIGDSEAAYQAAIDRFTDETGIEVEFEVIPWADLYNRILTAVSSGTGPDVLNIGTTWTGSLHDTGALSTIEGESLDWLGGSDRFVPAVYEAAQVPGETQDAVPFLSNVYSLYYNPTLFAAAGITEPPATWEEFVEVGQQLTVDTDGDGAIDQWGYSGAAANVQQNAHMAFILGQQFGGDFVDDEGESTLDSDEQVEAVEAYVGLMTDSQIMAPSNAEIDLGADAVDQFINGDAAMILQQNPIEQFTSRDFADWAIAPTPVLSDGEDVESMIAGTNITVLVDSPNQEQAFQFVEHMTSVEEQAELASAFGLLPVVTDAYDEPLLADSGDTTLEVRRDAQANASAPFPLVGNIGEIEAAVGNAVRESFQAYATGGDADVAGRLAAANGQVR, from the coding sequence ATGACGCGCATGAAGACCATCGCGGGGGCAGCAGCCGCCGCAGCCGTCGTACTCGCCGCGAGCGGCTGCTCGGCAGGCGGCGACGCCGGCGCCGAGGGCGGCTCGATCACCTGGTGGGCCACCCAGCAGACCGCCACGATCGGCGACTCCGAGGCGGCGTACCAGGCGGCGATCGACCGCTTCACCGACGAGACCGGCATCGAGGTCGAGTTCGAGGTCATCCCGTGGGCCGACCTCTACAACCGCATCCTCACCGCCGTCTCCTCGGGCACGGGTCCCGACGTGCTGAACATCGGCACGACGTGGACGGGCTCGCTGCACGACACGGGGGCGCTCTCGACGATCGAGGGCGAGTCGCTCGACTGGCTCGGCGGCTCCGACCGCTTCGTGCCCGCCGTCTACGAGGCCGCGCAGGTGCCCGGCGAGACGCAGGATGCCGTGCCGTTCCTCTCGAACGTGTACTCGCTGTACTACAACCCCACCCTCTTCGCCGCGGCCGGCATCACCGAGCCGCCCGCGACGTGGGAGGAGTTCGTCGAGGTCGGCCAGCAGCTCACCGTCGACACCGACGGCGACGGCGCGATCGACCAGTGGGGCTACTCGGGCGCCGCGGCGAACGTGCAGCAGAACGCGCACATGGCCTTCATCCTCGGCCAGCAGTTCGGCGGCGACTTCGTCGATGACGAGGGCGAGTCGACGCTCGACAGCGACGAGCAGGTCGAGGCCGTCGAGGCCTACGTCGGACTCATGACCGACTCGCAGATCATGGCACCGTCGAACGCCGAGATCGACCTCGGCGCCGACGCCGTCGACCAGTTCATCAACGGCGACGCTGCGATGATCCTGCAGCAGAACCCCATCGAGCAGTTCACGTCGCGCGACTTCGCCGACTGGGCCATCGCACCCACGCCCGTGCTGTCGGACGGCGAGGACGTGGAGTCGATGATCGCCGGCACGAACATCACGGTGCTCGTCGACTCGCCCAACCAGGAGCAGGCGTTCCAGTTCGTCGAGCACATGACGAGCGTCGAGGAGCAGGCCGAGCTCGCCTCCGCCTTCGGCCTCCTGCCCGTCGTCACCGACGCGTACGACGAGCCGCTGCTCGCCGACTCGGGCGACACGACCCTCGAGGTGCGCCGCGACGCACAGGCCAACGCCTCCGCCCCGTTCCCGCTCGTCGGCAACATCGGCGAGATCGAGGCAGCCGTCGGCAACGCCGTGCGCGAGTCGTTCCAGGCGTACGCGACCGGCGGCGACGCCGACGTCGCCGGCCGCCTGGCCGCCGCCAACGGGCAGGTCCGCTGA
- the ilvN gene encoding acetolactate synthase small subunit, producing MTTHVLSLLVEDKPGLLTRVAGLFARRGFNIDSLAVGKTEIPGLSRITVVVDVDELPLEQVTKQLNKLINVVKIVELEPAGSVQREHMLIKVKVDHSTRSQILEATNLFRARVVDVTTDALVIEVTGDSAKCQALLRLLEPYGIKEIAQSGLLAIGRGGKSISERVLRA from the coding sequence ATGACGACCCACGTGCTCTCCCTCCTCGTGGAGGACAAGCCCGGACTGCTGACGCGCGTCGCCGGGCTCTTCGCCCGACGCGGCTTCAACATCGACTCGCTCGCGGTCGGCAAGACCGAGATCCCGGGGCTCTCGCGCATCACGGTCGTCGTGGACGTCGACGAGCTGCCGCTCGAGCAGGTCACGAAGCAGCTGAACAAGCTCATCAACGTCGTGAAGATCGTCGAGCTCGAGCCCGCGGGCTCGGTGCAGCGCGAGCACATGCTCATCAAGGTGAAGGTCGACCACTCGACCCGCTCGCAGATCCTCGAGGCCACGAACCTCTTCCGCGCCCGCGTCGTCGACGTGACGACAGATGCGCTCGTGATCGAGGTCACCGGCGACTCCGCGAAGTGCCAGGCGCTGCTGCGCCTGCTCGAGCCGTACGGCATCAAGGAGATCGCCCAGTCGGGCCTCCTCGCCATCGGCCGCGGCGGCAAGTCCATCTCGGAGCGCGTGCTGCGCGCCTGA
- a CDS encoding Gfo/Idh/MocA family protein, with amino-acid sequence MALQTPVGIGFIGAGMISEQYLTNLAQYPDVRVVILGDLDVDRARAQADKHGVPFAGTPAEVLAHPDVQLIVNLTIPAAHVEVSLQALEAGKHVWSEKPIGVDIASARGLLARADELGLRVGIAPDTVLGQGVQSGLRAIERGVIGTPIGATTVMQYAGPDLFHPNPEFLFAPGAGPVFDMGPYYLTTLVSALGAIRRVSAVGRTPQTTRTIKVGDRAGESFPVDVPTHVHVNIELERGVAQSTFSWDTAYRRAGIVEISGSEGTLRIPDPNMFEGDLEVTRVGEDFRADSAWEPVEVEGAVGGRGIGIVDMVRAIREGRPHRASGELALHVLEAMIAIDESIRTGQPVALDSSVEAMVPVETDFDPTAAHEAVRA; translated from the coding sequence GTGGCGCTGCAGACCCCCGTCGGCATCGGCTTCATCGGTGCGGGCATGATCAGCGAGCAGTACCTCACGAACCTCGCGCAGTACCCCGACGTGCGCGTCGTCATCCTCGGCGACCTCGACGTCGACCGCGCGAGGGCGCAGGCCGACAAGCACGGCGTGCCCTTCGCGGGCACGCCCGCCGAGGTGCTCGCGCACCCCGACGTGCAGCTGATCGTGAACCTCACGATCCCGGCGGCGCACGTCGAGGTGTCGCTGCAGGCGCTCGAGGCCGGCAAGCACGTGTGGAGCGAGAAGCCCATCGGCGTCGACATCGCGTCGGCCCGCGGGCTGCTCGCGCGCGCCGACGAGCTCGGCCTGCGCGTGGGCATCGCGCCCGACACCGTGCTGGGCCAGGGCGTGCAGAGCGGCCTGCGGGCGATCGAGCGCGGCGTCATCGGCACGCCGATCGGTGCGACGACCGTCATGCAGTACGCGGGCCCCGACCTGTTCCACCCGAACCCGGAGTTCCTCTTCGCGCCCGGCGCGGGGCCCGTGTTCGACATGGGGCCGTACTACCTGACGACGCTCGTGAGCGCTCTCGGCGCCATCCGTCGCGTCTCGGCGGTCGGCCGCACGCCGCAGACGACCCGCACGATCAAGGTCGGCGACCGAGCGGGGGAGTCGTTCCCCGTCGACGTGCCCACGCACGTGCACGTCAACATCGAGCTCGAGCGCGGCGTCGCCCAGTCGACGTTCTCGTGGGACACCGCCTACCGTCGCGCGGGCATCGTCGAGATCTCGGGCTCCGAGGGCACGCTGCGCATCCCCGACCCCAACATGTTCGAGGGCGACCTCGAGGTCACGCGCGTCGGCGAGGACTTCCGCGCCGACTCCGCATGGGAGCCCGTCGAGGTCGAGGGCGCCGTCGGCGGCCGGGGCATCGGCATCGTCGACATGGTGCGCGCCATCCGCGAGGGCCGGCCGCACCGCGCGTCGGGCGAGCTCGCGCTGCACGTGCTCGAGGCGATGATCGCGATCGACGAGTCGATCCGCACGGGCCAGCCCGTCGCGCTCGACTCGTCGGTCGAGGCCATGGTGCCCGTCGAGACCGACTTCGACCCGACGGCTGCGCACGAGGCGGTGCGAGCGTGA
- a CDS encoding ROK family protein → MSLAIPPHPTSAGVLLQHFLDGRARTRAELVEATGLGRATVAARIDALAAAGLLRAAGATTSTGGRPPSMLAFDPSGGTIVAFDFGARHANIAITDLSATAVASVSLALDIADGPVAALDAACSHARTLLETAGRDASHVVGVGIGVPGPVEHATGRPVNPPIMPGWDRFDIPAHVQRAFPVPVLVDNDVNILALGEHAASGGRHDDLVYVKVATGIGAGIIAGGVLQRGADGAAGDLGHIRVPYSPSPLRTPEDERDLEAIASGTAIAEALVARGIAATSSDHVVALLRAGDADALDITREAGRVLGEALALVVSLHNPAVIVLGGSIARAGEQLLAGVREVVYRRSIPLATQHLSIVQSQGGALAGARGAAILVRQHVLSPALVDAHLAR, encoded by the coding sequence ATGTCGCTGGCGATCCCCCCGCATCCGACGAGCGCGGGCGTGCTGCTGCAGCACTTCCTCGACGGCCGCGCCCGCACGCGTGCCGAGCTCGTCGAGGCCACGGGCCTCGGCCGCGCGACGGTCGCGGCGCGCATCGACGCCCTCGCCGCCGCCGGCCTGCTGCGCGCCGCCGGCGCCACGACGTCCACGGGCGGACGTCCGCCGTCGATGCTCGCGTTCGACCCCTCCGGCGGCACGATCGTGGCGTTCGACTTCGGCGCCCGGCACGCGAACATCGCCATCACCGACCTCTCGGCGACGGCCGTCGCCTCCGTGTCGCTCGCGCTCGACATCGCCGACGGCCCCGTCGCGGCGCTCGACGCCGCCTGCTCGCACGCGCGCACGCTGCTCGAGACCGCCGGCCGCGACGCGAGCCACGTGGTCGGCGTCGGCATCGGCGTGCCCGGCCCCGTCGAGCACGCCACCGGCCGACCCGTGAACCCGCCGATCATGCCCGGCTGGGATCGCTTCGACATCCCCGCGCACGTGCAGCGCGCGTTCCCCGTGCCCGTGCTCGTCGACAACGACGTGAACATCCTCGCCCTCGGCGAGCATGCCGCGAGCGGCGGCCGCCACGACGACCTGGTGTACGTGAAGGTCGCGACGGGCATCGGCGCCGGCATCATCGCGGGCGGCGTGCTGCAGCGCGGCGCCGACGGCGCTGCGGGCGACCTCGGGCACATCCGCGTGCCCTACAGCCCGTCGCCGCTGCGCACGCCCGAGGACGAGCGCGACCTCGAGGCGATCGCGAGCGGCACGGCCATCGCCGAGGCGCTCGTCGCGCGCGGCATCGCGGCGACGTCGAGCGACCACGTCGTGGCGCTGCTGCGCGCCGGGGATGCGGATGCGCTCGACATCACGCGCGAGGCCGGCCGCGTGCTCGGCGAGGCGCTCGCGCTCGTCGTGAGCCTGCACAACCCCGCGGTCATCGTGCTGGGCGGCTCGATCGCCCGCGCGGGCGAGCAGCTGCTCGCGGGCGTGCGCGAGGTCGTCTACCGGCGCTCGATCCCGCTGGCGACGCAGCACCTGTCGATCGTGCAGTCGCAGGGCGGCGCCCTCGCGGGTGCCCGAGGCGCGGCGATCCTCGTGCGCCAGCACGTGCTCTCCCCCGCCCTCGTCGACGCCCACCTCGCCCGCTGA